AATGTGTATTATTTGTGATTATTTAGATATAGATGCACTTGAAGTGCTTGAAGCAGCAAAAACAAAATGGAATTTTCTCCCATTTAGCCCCGGCTTAGTCGGCGGACATTGCATTAGTATTGATCCATATTATCTCACACACAAAATGAATGCCATTGGTTATATCCCGCAAGTCATTAGTTCAGGGCGACTTATTAATGATATGATGCCACATTTTGTCGCACAAAAAATTATTAAATTAATGATTGCCCAACATATAGAAGTGCTTTCAAGTCAAATTCTTATTTTGGGCATAACTTTTAAACAAAATTGTCCTGATATACGCAACTCTAAAGTACCCCTTGTCAAAAAAGAATTAGAGGATTTTGGCGCACAAGTGAGTATTTATGACCCCCTTGCTAATGTAGCAGAAGTTCAAAGACAATATAATATTACCCTTTTGCCCTCACTTCCTACTGAATATTTTGATGCCATTTTTTTAGCAGTAGCGCACGATACATTCTTGTCTCTCTCTCACCAACATCTAGGCAAAAAAGAACATATTTATTACACACTCACTCACCACAAACTTAATCCAGATTCATAAAATTGCACAATAAGATAAGCAAAAAATGCAATACTCATACAATAAATTACATAATATGCCCTTTTAGAATATATCGCCCACATACATAAAATGCCATACCCACATATAAACCACAATGGCGTATAAAATGTAATAGCATTTATTTGCTTATCTTTTATCCACAAGAAAAATTCATCGCATATCCAACCAAAACCAAATATATGCGCTACAAGCATTAAGGGAAAAAATATCACAAAAATAAGACTAATGGGAATTGCAAGTAGGCTTAAAGGCGTAAAATAAGGGAAAAACCAATGCACGAGCGGTAACATATCTATAAAAATCAATGTATTAAAACTTAGAGGCATAAACACTATTTTATGCCATAATCCACCAGAAAAATGAAAATAACGCACAAAAAGATAAATAAAAAACACACCGCTTATTGATAGCGCAAAGCCTATACTAAAAATTAAACGCGGAAAAAGCGCTAAACACACGCATACAACGACAAATAACAATTTGAAGCTTATCAATCTGATACCACTATATACGACAAAGAATCCACACATTGCCATTACAAAAGAGCGTAAAAATGAAGGTGAAAAATCAAGCACAATAAGATAGCCAAAGAGGCACACAAGCACTAAAAATCCAATATCAAAATATTTATTCCGATAGCTGACAAATCTATGGAATCTCCCATATATAAGGCTTAAAAGCCCTCCTATCACAAAACTTAAAATCCCCAAATGAAATCCGCTAATAGCAATCAAATGAGCAACGCCAAGTTTATTACTCAAATCACGCCAAATATGTGGCAAGAAATCCGCCATAAAAAGCGTTTTATACAAAGCCGCCACTAAAGATTCTTGATGTTGTGAATCTATCCATTCCCTCACGCCTTGACGATAATCATATTCAGGCAAAAGTGAAATGCGATAAGAGATAAAAAAACAGCTTTTCAAATATTGCGCAAAAGAGCATTCAAGCCTTTTGCCATAGATTCTCACAAAGCGATGTGAAATATCTTTAATATCTTCCTTGCTTGTGGTATAAAATACTGCCCCATTACTTGTTTTAAGCTTTAAAACCTTATAGGTGCTTTTTGCGCCATTGCTACTTTGCTTACTCTTTGTATATTGAGCAATAACTTGTGCATACAGCTCTTGAGTATGTGTAGGCGCAGTATAAGCGCTATATTGCATATATTCTTGATATAAATGCAAAGCAAAAACCAATACGCACACACATATAAACACTGCCCATTGTCTCTTTGTGTCAAAAAGTTCAACTTCAAAAGGTGAGAGTGTAATTTTATAGGAATCTTTCACTTTAGTTTATCAAATATTTGGTATTTGGACTTGCGGAGGGAGATTTTCTACTTGCGTCATAAATTCCTCTCCGTCAATGCGCGTATGTGTCATCTCGTGTTCATACTCTTCGGGCTTATCTTCAAAACGAGTAAATCGCGTATCAAACTGAATCTTCACAATGCCGGTTTCACCATTACGATTTTTAGCAATAATGATTTCAGCCTCCTCAATTTCTCGTTTTTGATATTCTGGCTTAAAGTCTTTCTCCTTTCCCTCTTTTTTTAATCGCGCATATCGGTCATTATCCGCACGTTTTTTATACACATCTTCACGATATAAAAACAAAATAATATCAGCATCTTGCTCTATCGCACCCGAATCTCGCAAATCTGACAAAATAGGTCGTTTATCATCGCGAGATTCCACAAAACGATTGAGCTGAGAGAGCGCAATAATTGGCATATCAAGCTCACGCGCCAACATTTTAAGCCCACGCGAGATTTCAGAGACTTCTGCCTGTTTGCTTGCCTCATTTTTTCCGCCATTCATCAGCTGCAAATAATCAATAATAGCCACGCTAATTTCTGGGTGCTGTTTTTTTAATCGGCGCAAACATCCTTTTAATTGTGCAAGACTCAAATTTGAATTATCAACAACCCATATAGGCTGCTTTGCAAATGTATCAATGGTTTCACTCAAGTTAGATAACTCATTATTGGTAAGATTGCCTATGCGTAGATTCTGTAAATGAAGCGAAGCCTTTGCACTTATCATACGCGTAACAAGTTGAATAAAAGGCATTTCAAGGCTAAAAAAAGCTACACCTTTTTGAGAATCTAAAATATGTTGAGCAAGGTTGAGCACAAATGATGTTTTTCCCATAGAAGGGCGTGCGCCAATGATAATGAAATCTCCATTATTGAATCCTGTTGTCAGCAAATTAAGCCTTTTAAATCCTGTATCAAGCCCCACTACAACTTGATTACCACGATTTTTAAGCTCTTTGAGATGTTCCAAGAATTCTGTTGCCATTTCGTG
This DNA window, taken from Helicobacter sp. MIT 21-1697, encodes the following:
- a CDS encoding ComEC/Rec2 family competence protein, with product MKDSYKITLSPFEVELFDTKRQWAVFICVCVLVFALHLYQEYMQYSAYTAPTHTQELYAQVIAQYTKSKQSSNGAKSTYKVLKLKTSNGAVFYTTSKEDIKDISHRFVRIYGKRLECSFAQYLKSCFFISYRISLLPEYDYRQGVREWIDSQHQESLVAALYKTLFMADFLPHIWRDLSNKLGVAHLIAISGFHLGILSFVIGGLLSLIYGRFHRFVSYRNKYFDIGFLVLVCLFGYLIVLDFSPSFLRSFVMAMCGFFVVYSGIRLISFKLLFVVVCVCLALFPRLIFSIGFALSISGVFFIYLFVRYFHFSGGLWHKIVFMPLSFNTLIFIDMLPLVHWFFPYFTPLSLLAIPISLIFVIFFPLMLVAHIFGFGWICDEFFLWIKDKQINAITFYTPLWFICGYGILCMWAIYSKRAYYVIYCMSIAFFAYLIVQFYESGLSLW
- a CDS encoding replicative DNA helicase; this encodes MPQQEHIINIEKIVLSSIFFSPEKFEEISTELQADDFLYPAHRDIFDMCLYLNKCNLPIDMELILSKKPPHKKISQEEILEITALNPIANIEAYVSEIKEASIKRELHSLANFLREKSLDNQESIEDIVDVVERRLNDIAQGKPQNNVKNAHEMATEFLEHLKELKNRGNQVVVGLDTGFKRLNLLTTGFNNGDFIIIGARPSMGKTSFVLNLAQHILDSQKGVAFFSLEMPFIQLVTRMISAKASLHLQNLRIGNLTNNELSNLSETIDTFAKQPIWVVDNSNLSLAQLKGCLRRLKKQHPEISVAIIDYLQLMNGGKNEASKQAEVSEISRGLKMLARELDMPIIALSQLNRFVESRDDKRPILSDLRDSGAIEQDADIILFLYREDVYKKRADNDRYARLKKEGKEKDFKPEYQKREIEEAEIIIAKNRNGETGIVKIQFDTRFTRFEDKPEEYEHEMTHTRIDGEEFMTQVENLPPQVQIPNI